The sequence GCTGAGGTCTCTACTAAGGCCCTCATATTCGGCCTCCTTACCGGACTGACCTACGCCCTCTACGGAGTTCTTGCAAAGCTCGCCGTAAGAAAAGAAGAGCCAGAGAAGGCCCTCTTCTACACCCTGCTTTTTGGGTTCCTCTTTCTCCTCCCGTTCGCCGACTTTAGAGTTCCGACCGGTGCAGTCCCCTACCTCTTTGCGCTGGCTCTCTTCCCGACGTTCCTCGGCTACGTCCTCTACAACCACGCACTGAAGGAAGTGGAGGTCAGTAGGGCAAGCATAATCGCAACGATAGAGCCCGTTGTTGCGGTACTCCTCGCATACATCCTCTTCGGAGAAAAACTCACCCCTTCCCAGATGCTCGGTGGGGCCCTCATAATTGGGGCCTCTGTGCTGGTTCATATCAAAGAAGAGAAGGGCTGAGGGGCTTAAATGTGGAAGTACATCTCAAGCTCCCATTCCGTTACTTTTTTCGTCTCAACGGATAGTCCTTCGCTCGCAAGATAAGTCACATATTCGCTCCATTCTTTCTCTTTGTAGGCGATGAAGTTCCTGTACGCCTCGCCAAGGGCGTCCCTCACAACCCTGTCCTTTTTGAGTTCTTTGAGGGCCTCTTCAAGATTTCCTGGCAGGGTATTGATTCCTGATTCCATCCTTTCCTCTTCGGTCATGTTGTAAACGTTACTCTCGACGTATGCCTCTGGTTCGAGCTTTCTCTTTATTCCATCAAGTCCTGCCATCAGAACCGCGGCGATTGCCAGGTAGGGGTTGGCGCTCGGGTCTGGGCACCTGTACTCTATCCTAGCCCCGCTGTTCTGGAAGGCCGGAATCCTGATGAGGGTGCTCCTGTTCCTGTAGCCCCAGCTGATGTAGACTGGGGCCTCGTAACCCGGAACGAGGCGCTTGTAGCTGTTCACGGTCGGGTTGGTTACGGCGGTGAGGGCCCTTGCGTGCTTCAGTACCCCTGCTATGAAGTGGACTGCCGTCTCGCTCAGCCCATCCTCTCCAACAAAGGCGTTTTCTCCATCTTTCCAGAGGCTTATGTGGAGGTGCATCCCGTTGCCCGGGAAGCCGTAGAGGGGTTTAGGCATGAACGTCGCGTGAAGGCCTCTCATCTCGGCTATGGCCTTGACGATGTACTTGAAGCTCACGATGTTGTCTGCGGTCTTCAGGGCCTCGTCGTAGCGGAAGTCGATTTCGTGCTGGGCCCTCCCGACCTCATGGTGGAGCGCCTCCGGCACGAGGCCAAACGACGGCATGTAGAGTGCTATCTCTCTCCTGAGCTCCCTAGCCCTGTCGAGCGTTACCAGGTCAAAATACCCGCCGTTGTCTGGTATGTGGAGCTCCCATGTGCCGTTCTTCTTGAACAGGTAGAACTCTGGCTCTGGCCCGATGTAGGCTTTGAACCCTTCTTTTTCAAGCCTCTCAAGGGCTATCTTCAGGGCTCCTCTGGGGTCTGCTCCGTAGGGCTTCCCGTCTTTGTATATGTATCCGTAAACCCTTGCTATCCCTTCCCAGGGGATTTCTGCATACGTGCCGGGATCCGCCTTGAAGAGGAGGTCGCTGTCCTCTATGCCCTGAAACCCGGGAATCGAGGAGCCATCAAAGGCTATGCCTTCCTCAACGGCCTCTTCGTACCTCTCGATGGGAATTTCCAGGCCCTTTGGGACACCGTTTATGTCCACGAATATGAGCTGGAGAAAGCGGGGTTTTGCTTTCTGAAACGGAAGAAATCCCATGTCGTTTTTTATTTCGTTCATTTTTATGTCACCTTTAATGTATTTTTGTTCATTAGATTGACGTGTTTAGTGAACAATAATCTATACTTAACTCTTTTGGATGGATTTTTGTCATGGTGTCAAAAACAGATGAGTGCGGCTGATTTTGAGTTAAAATTGTCAATAATCTTGGGAATGACTCCAAAAATTGACATTTTAATGTCTCCCAAAGTTTTTCAGGCGTTGGGTGTTTTCATAATCATGCCTACCGCTGAGGAGATACTCCAGAGGGAGATATTCAGGATCAATGTCCATCTCCCAAGGAAGAGGGTCCCTCTTTCAGAGCTTTTGGGAACAGATGACCCCAAAATAGCTCTGCGTGATGGAAGCGAGCATCACTTCCGGAAGGAAGAGCTTAGGTACCTCGCTTCCCTTGTAGGGGAGGACCTTCAGAATCTCAAACTTCCAATAATACTCGAAATAAGCACCCTCAACCGCGGCTACTTTCGGGTAAGGGGGCGGGTTGAGGTCAGAGTAATTGACGAAATCTTGGGAGAGTACGACCCCCTTAATGAAAGAGGCGAGGCCCTCTATCCAAGATATCTCCTCCCCAGAATCAGAAGACTACTGCCCACAACAACAACGTATGCATTTATATCGGAGTGATGGACATGAAGGAAGACAATAAAATCCTCAGGGACTACTATTTTTTCACAATTCCCCAGGTATCTGTTTTTGCTGGGGCAGTTCTGGGTATCCTCTTTGTCCTGAGGATTGATATTCACATGGCGCTTGGGATATTTGCGTTTCTCTATGGCCTCATGCTTTTGGGGGTACACGGGGTCGTTTTTCAGCACTTTCGCTCCAACAGAATATATCGCCTTGGTCTCATTTTCTCGCTTATTCTCACTGCTGGGGGCCTCTTTCTGCTTTACACCTGCATTTCGGATTTCTGGGGATCTTTCTAAGTTCTCGAAATATTTTTAAGTTTGAAAAACCTTATCATGTCAGTCTTTGGGGTGGTGATAACTATGCGTTCGTTCGGGTTTTTGACTTTGATCCTGGTGGTCACGGCACTTTTCTCTATCCCTCAAGTTTCGGCTAGTGATAATCTCCTCCTAACTACGAGAGACGTAGTAACAGTCCTCTCAGGCGAGCAGCTTGTAGATTCAATCGAGGTTATCAACGAAGCCCCACTCAATTTTACAGTTGTAGTTTATACTGGATACACCGTTGAGGGTCTCTCTGATACTCTGATGAACTTCACACCTGGCTACACATTTTTTAGAAACTGGAGGGCAGGAGAATCTCAGACGTTTTCCTTCAACGTCTCCGTTTCATCAAACGTTACTCCCGGCTTTTACACACTTGTTCTCCGTTTCAGAGGAATGGCCGAAGACGGTTCTCTCCACGATTTGATTCTTAGAGTACCCCTCCGTGTCAGTGATAATCCTGTAGTTTTGAAGTCCCTCGACCTTTCCGTCCTCCAGAGACCGTCTTCGCCCTCTCCCAATCCCTTTAACGGTGAGACCCTTGTTCTTAGGGCTGTTATAAGTAACATAGGAAACACGCCAACAGGTTTCGTTTATTGGGTGAACGTTACGTCTCTCGCTACTGGCGACGTCGTTTATTCCACCCATGGCAACTCTGTGATCTCCCCCGGTGAAGTCAAGATTGAAGCGAGAATACCAGTTGGCTGGGATTGGGAGCCGGGTGAGTACAACGTGAGCTTTTTCGTGTCTTCTCTGCGGGGTAGTGAGTCTCTCTGGCGTATTGTCCATGTTTCTACGGGTGTTAATTACATCAACGTGTCTATGAGCAGGGAGTCCGTCCCCTTGGGTGGAGACATCAAGGCTTATATCACAGTCCTCTCAGAAAGAAAACTTGATACGAATCTCACTGTTAGTGTTTGGTCTGAAGAGACCCTTCTAATGTCCAGAACCCTCCCTGTAAGTCTCCAGCCAGGCACGCAGGTTCTAGAGCTTGGATTTCCCACTAATGTGAGCGGGGAACTTAGATTTGTTATGAAGCTTAACTACGGTGAGATATTGCTGGCTCAGGCTAATGGGACATATCGGGTCTTGGGATATCCGGTCATTGAGAGCATAAAGCAAGAATTTAACGGAAGCATACTCAGGTTGAACATTATCCTTACTAACCCAAACGATGTTCCGATGAAAGCGAGGCTTATTTATAACATGTCTTCAGCGGAGGTTCTCCTTTACTCGGACTCCAAAGACATGTTGCTTAAGCCCGGTACCACTGTAAAGACATTTGAGTTCCAACTACCATGGAACTCGACAGTGGAATACAGCTTTGTTCTAGTTGGTGAAGGAAAGACGTTCGACACTGAATCCGGCGTTGTGAATGTACCCCCCAAACCCGTTTCAACCGAGTCGACATCATCCTTATCAACCACCAGCTCAGCTTCGGGCGAGGAGGGGTATGGATCCAGGGAGTATCTCATTATCCTCTCGATCGTGGTCATTGTGGCGATTCTGCTGGTGGGTATTATCCTGGGGTCTAAAGAAGAAAAGGGCTACGTTAGCCCATGGGAGAGAGCCAGAAAGCCCAGGACAAGACCAAAGCCAAAACGCCGCTCTCCCCTTGGCAGGTTCAAGAGGCCAAAGCTTCCAAAGTTCATTGAGAACAGGGAGCTCCCAAGACGCTTTAAGAGAAAGCCTGTGACCAAAGTTAAAAAGAAGAAGTCTTGACATACCAAACCTTTTTATTCCTCCTTCTCCAAATACCCTCTTGGCGAGGGGGTCGGGGGCTCTCGGGGTGCTCCCGAGGAAGTTCCGCCCACCGCACCGGGGCCGCGGTGCCGCAAGGCACCTCCCGAGAGGGAGGGCAACGGCGCAGAAACGACACGGCCCCCGGGGGATGTGGATGACGCGTGCGAAGGGCCCGGCGACGGGCACCGAGTTAACCCGCAGACAATCCCGGGGGATGCGGTGAAACGGCCGTCCCGCGGGGTGCAAGGCCGAGGGAGGGGCGATGAGTTCCCGGTGTGAGCCCCGTGGTAGGCCGCTCAGTCGAATGCCCCCTTGATACAGAAGGCGGGCTACGACCCCCTCGCCCACTCTTCGTACGCTTCCTTCACTTCCTCCTTCCTGAACTCAGGAACCGCATCCCTGAATGGATCGAAGCGCTCAAGCTTTTTTTCGTCGTCACCAATGTATGTAGCAATCATTCCTACCTTGGAGTGGAGACTTGAAGGTACCCTTAAAATCCTCTTGAGGTCAATTGTGACTTTTCCATCGAAGTACGCCCTTGAGAACGTTGTTGATAGCGAAAACAGCCTCATAAGACTCTTGTATCCAATCCCCTGTGGAAACGCTGTGAGGAGTGCGTTTCGCACAAAGCCTTCGTAGATTTCATCTCTCTTTTCAATAATGCTCTCGGCTTGTCTCTTGCCGATTCCAGCGTTGAGCAGGTGGTTGAGGTTTATCCTCTTGAGAAAATACCCAAACCTAAGGCGAAACACTCTGAAGTAGCCCGCGGAGAGCATGATTTTCCGTGACTGGATGTCCTCAAACGTTATCTCCTCTGCGGCACTTACATAAGCAAGGATCTTTTCTCTCGCCTTTGCGTCGAGGTCGAGGGCCCATTCATCGAGAACCCTTATGTGGTATCCCCTCCCGGAGTAGACAACGTGTATTTCCTCAAAACCAAAGTCTTCCTTCAGAACAGTGAGCGTGTCTCTGGCGAGCTCCTTGGCGTCTTCGAGACAGAGGGGACACACCTGGCCGCTGGGGTGCCTCTCAAGGCACCTTCTCAGGGGGAGATCCTTGGCATCTATATCAAAAACGAGCTCCGCTCCGAGCCAGCCCTCCATCTCTGCCGGCTTTTCGTAGAGGGCAACGCTTGAAAACACGGCATAGGGTGCCGTGGTCTTTATGTAGTCTTCAAGATCCCTCACGTCGCTGAACTCGTTCTTCCTGTCACTCGGGCCTTCACCGGTGTGATCGAAGCCGAACTCTCTGTTTTCTAGGGTTTCAACTATAAAGTCCGGTATCCGGTCAGCACTCCATTCCTTCTGGTAATAGAGCTTTCTCTCTTCCGGTGTGACCTCTCTGAACAGGCTCATTCGCCACCCTCCCCGCGCTCAAGATAAAGCCTTCTGAGATAGTACGTCAGGGGGTTCTTGATCCCCCTGCAGAACCTATCCGGTCTGCAGAGGTCTGGTGCGTTTGCCCTTATCTTGTCGCAGTTTGGTGGGAAGTACCAAGTTGAGTTTCCGCTGTCTTCAAGGCTGGGCTTGTCCGTAAACCCGAAGCCGAGGTGGTACCAGATGTTCTTTATCTCGTTTGGCTGGTCTTCGAAGAGCGGCGGCCTGCAGCGGTTTCCGGCCTCAATGATGAGGGGAAGTATCTCCCGCTCGATGATGCTCAGATCCTCAACGCAGTCCTTAATACGAACGTCCCTCCGTGGGGGATTGGGACAGATGCGGGCGTAGCTCAGGAAGCTCGTGAGTAGAACTGTTATTGCGTAGTTTCTCATTCCGCTGCCGACGCCTTCAAGGGCCTTCTTGACGCAGGGCGGAAAGAGGTCTGGCCTGAGGGGCTGTGCACCCACTGATCCCATGGCCTCTATCCGCTCCTTGAACTTCTCTCTCGCGACCTCTGATAGCTTCTCTCTTAGGGCGGAGTAGAATTCTGGCAGTTCGTCCCTGACGTCGTAGAGCATGTTAACCGCCCGCTCAAGGTTTCTTTCAAATGCCTTCTTCCAGAGGTTTAGAAGGTCGCCCCGACGCAGATAAGCCCAGCTGTTCCTTATATAAACGTCCTTCAGGCTGCCCTCCCAGAGCAGTATAAAGTGTCTCAGCCACATTTTGTACTCTATTCTGAGCTTTCTTCTGTCTTCCTCGCTTAGCTCCTTGTGCCTGCTCTTTTCGAGGATCAGGCGATCCTTCTCCGGGATCTCCCCTTCGCTGATCCTCTTGACATGGAGTGATGTTTCCTCAAGGTTTTCGGCGTTTCTTAACTTGGCCAGATATATCTCGGCGTTCTTGTCCCGCACGAGCTCCATTTCAAAACCATAGGGAGAAAGCGCAAGGGCCCCGAGGAGTGCGTAGAATGTCATTAAGTCCCGCCACTCCTCTGCGTTCAAAACTTCCTCTGGTGGCTCCCCATCCCAGGTAACTCTTTCAAGAACTTCATCTATCCCGATGTACCCGGGAATCCTCTCCAGGAAAGCCTCGATCCCGCCGAAGTCTTCAATGATTTTACGGGCCTTTTTCCCGAACGGGTCTAGCATCGTAAGCGGCACCTTGAGTAATGTCGGGAATATTGTGATAAAACCCTTTCGGGGAAAAACTTAAATATCCATTTCTACCCATCTTTGAGTAAGAGGTGGACAAAAATGATGCTAATACTAGAGGAGTACTTCAAGAACTACCCCGCGAGGCGAAAGGTCGTTGAGTTCCTCTTCGAGAACGGCCTTTCGGTTAAAAACGGCAGGATATACCTTAGAAACGTGGAGATCCCCATAAGCGAGCTTGCCAGGGTAATCGGCGTGAACAGGAAGATCATCTACCACACAATTGAATACATCGAGAAGACTCCCGCTTTGAGGCTCATATTTGAGAGGCTGAACCCTCTCCCAAGTTTAATTGATGTCGCTCCTCTGATGGGCTGGGAGGTTCTTGAGATAGAGCTGGAGAAAGACAAATACATGGAGGGCTTTCACAGGGTTCTGAAGCTCCTCCACGAGCACAAAGTTCCAGTGATGGAAGTTTTCAGCAGGAACCTCCGGGAGGAGCCCAGC is a genomic window of Thermococcus guaymasensis DSM 11113 containing:
- a CDS encoding EamA family transporter; its protein translation is MKRGYLLVFLAASMWGTLGIFAKYLDGFGLSPFTMVFYRVLFALILLGMYLKLRGIELSIEKERLKFYAVYGFFSIFLFYTLYFYTVTISSVSFAVLLLYTAPVYSIVLGRLVFGEPMSREKLVALVMVMVGVLLVNGPGAEVSTKALIFGLLTGLTYALYGVLAKLAVRKEEPEKALFYTLLFGFLFLLPFADFRVPTGAVPYLFALALFPTFLGYVLYNHALKEVEVSRASIIATIEPVVAVLLAYILFGEKLTPSQMLGGALIIGASVLVHIKEEKG
- the glnA gene encoding type I glutamate--ammonia ligase is translated as MNEIKNDMGFLPFQKAKPRFLQLIFVDINGVPKGLEIPIERYEEAVEEGIAFDGSSIPGFQGIEDSDLLFKADPGTYAEIPWEGIARVYGYIYKDGKPYGADPRGALKIALERLEKEGFKAYIGPEPEFYLFKKNGTWELHIPDNGGYFDLVTLDRARELRREIALYMPSFGLVPEALHHEVGRAQHEIDFRYDEALKTADNIVSFKYIVKAIAEMRGLHATFMPKPLYGFPGNGMHLHISLWKDGENAFVGEDGLSETAVHFIAGVLKHARALTAVTNPTVNSYKRLVPGYEAPVYISWGYRNRSTLIRIPAFQNSGARIEYRCPDPSANPYLAIAAVLMAGLDGIKRKLEPEAYVESNVYNMTEEERMESGINTLPGNLEEALKELKKDRVVRDALGEAYRNFIAYKEKEWSEYVTYLASEGLSVETKKVTEWELEMYFHI
- a CDS encoding DUF61 family protein yields the protein MPTAEEILQREIFRINVHLPRKRVPLSELLGTDDPKIALRDGSEHHFRKEELRYLASLVGEDLQNLKLPIILEISTLNRGYFRVRGRVEVRVIDEILGEYDPLNERGEALYPRYLLPRIRRLLPTTTTYAFISE
- a CDS encoding COG1470 family protein, with amino-acid sequence MRSFGFLTLILVVTALFSIPQVSASDNLLLTTRDVVTVLSGEQLVDSIEVINEAPLNFTVVVYTGYTVEGLSDTLMNFTPGYTFFRNWRAGESQTFSFNVSVSSNVTPGFYTLVLRFRGMAEDGSLHDLILRVPLRVSDNPVVLKSLDLSVLQRPSSPSPNPFNGETLVLRAVISNIGNTPTGFVYWVNVTSLATGDVVYSTHGNSVISPGEVKIEARIPVGWDWEPGEYNVSFFVSSLRGSESLWRIVHVSTGVNYINVSMSRESVPLGGDIKAYITVLSERKLDTNLTVSVWSEETLLMSRTLPVSLQPGTQVLELGFPTNVSGELRFVMKLNYGEILLAQANGTYRVLGYPVIESIKQEFNGSILRLNIILTNPNDVPMKARLIYNMSSAEVLLYSDSKDMLLKPGTTVKTFEFQLPWNSTVEYSFVLVGEGKTFDTESGVVNVPPKPVSTESTSSLSTTSSASGEEGYGSREYLIILSIVVIVAILLVGIILGSKEEKGYVSPWERARKPRTRPKPKRRSPLGRFKRPKLPKFIENRELPRRFKRKPVTKVKKKKS
- the priS gene encoding DNA primase catalytic subunit PriS, with the protein product MSLFREVTPEERKLYYQKEWSADRIPDFIVETLENREFGFDHTGEGPSDRKNEFSDVRDLEDYIKTTAPYAVFSSVALYEKPAEMEGWLGAELVFDIDAKDLPLRRCLERHPSGQVCPLCLEDAKELARDTLTVLKEDFGFEEIHVVYSGRGYHIRVLDEWALDLDAKAREKILAYVSAAEEITFEDIQSRKIMLSAGYFRVFRLRFGYFLKRINLNHLLNAGIGKRQAESIIEKRDEIYEGFVRNALLTAFPQGIGYKSLMRLFSLSTTFSRAYFDGKVTIDLKRILRVPSSLHSKVGMIATYIGDDEKKLERFDPFRDAVPEFRKEEVKEAYEEWARGS
- the priL gene encoding DNA primase large subunit PriL is translated as MLDPFGKKARKIIEDFGGIEAFLERIPGYIGIDEVLERVTWDGEPPEEVLNAEEWRDLMTFYALLGALALSPYGFEMELVRDKNAEIYLAKLRNAENLEETSLHVKRISEGEIPEKDRLILEKSRHKELSEEDRRKLRIEYKMWLRHFILLWEGSLKDVYIRNSWAYLRRGDLLNLWKKAFERNLERAVNMLYDVRDELPEFYSALREKLSEVAREKFKERIEAMGSVGAQPLRPDLFPPCVKKALEGVGSGMRNYAITVLLTSFLSYARICPNPPRRDVRIKDCVEDLSIIEREILPLIIEAGNRCRPPLFEDQPNEIKNIWYHLGFGFTDKPSLEDSGNSTWYFPPNCDKIRANAPDLCRPDRFCRGIKNPLTYYLRRLYLERGEGGE